AGAACAAGAGCGCCGTGATTGCCAAGTTGATGGCACGCGCAGTTGAAGAACGTGCCCGTCAAACACGTCGCGCCAGCTTGTATCGCCGCCTGACAGCAGACCGATCCAAACGCCCGTCGGTTACGTCAGCCAAGATAAGCAACACGCGAGCCAAGGGACGGCCGTAGTGTTGGTGTTGGACGCGAGTGTCGTTCTCAAGTGGCTCGTCAACGATCCGCACGTTGAGGCAGATACCGATCTCGCATCAGACCTCATGCGTCGCGTGCTTACCGAGGGAGAAGAGATTTTGCAGCCCGTGCATTGGCTCGCGGAAGTCGCCGCTGTCTTGTCCCGTCTCAGCCCGAAATCCGCCGCACGGGATATCGAGATGCTGCACGCCCTCGAATTGCCCGTTCGCGACGACGTGACGACGTATTCACGTGCCTGCCAGCTCGCCGTCGATCTCAATCGGCACGTCTTCGACACCCTTTACCACGCAGTGGCACTCGAGACGGACAGCGCCATTCTCGTTAC
This sequence is a window from Pseudomonadota bacterium. Protein-coding genes within it:
- a CDS encoding type II toxin-antitoxin system VapC family toxin, which produces MLVLDASVVLKWLVNDPHVEADTDLASDLMRRVLTEGEEILQPVHWLAEVAAVLSRLSPKSAARDIEMLHALELPVRDDVTTYSRACQLAVDLNRHVFDTLYHAVALETDSAILVTADVRYARAARSVGRIVELADWGVSAN